One genomic segment of Ignavibacteriales bacterium includes these proteins:
- a CDS encoding DUF2721 domain-containing protein — protein MNNPNLSENLSVIQAIQLILAPGVMISACGLLLLGINNKFTSVLNRIRILTEEKRKTILNAAQRDFLSVEIQRIESITRQVAGLLNRARLIRNSIFCYLCAVGLFVVTSLLIGTDYFVAVLQLRYLILGTFLSGMVVVFVGVIFGVRDTMKGYNIVKFEVQVDE, from the coding sequence ATGAATAATCCGAATCTTTCCGAAAACTTATCTGTCATCCAGGCAATTCAATTAATTCTTGCTCCCGGTGTCATGATCAGTGCATGCGGGCTTCTGCTGCTCGGCATTAACAACAAATTCACGAGTGTTCTCAATCGCATCCGGATATTGACAGAAGAAAAAAGGAAGACGATCCTCAATGCAGCTCAAAGGGATTTTCTTTCTGTTGAAATCCAGCGTATTGAAAGCATCACCCGGCAAGTGGCAGGACTTCTGAACCGGGCGCGGCTCATCCGGAATTCAATTTTTTGTTACCTTTGCGCGGTCGGCTTGTTCGTCGTCACTTCGTTATTGATTGGCACTGATTATTTTGTAGCAGTGCTTCAGCTTCGTTATTTGATTCTCGGTACGTTCCTGAGCGGTATGGTTGTTGTCTTTGTAGGCGTAATCTTCGGAGTGCGCGACACGATGAAAGGATACAACATCGTTAAGTTTGAGGTACAGGTGGACGAATAG
- a CDS encoding flippase, protein MKRLSKNFLSLLSADIARRLLGFISVAYLARVLGKEGFGAVNLGFAVLAYTMVLSAAGFPTLGTKKIAQGESPELVGSVIGSRLIATMIVLFVVAFTVLITVPNATIAWLIIIFSFAVLPQIFFVDWFFQGKETLGIVSAARVTQAIVYLAVVLIFVRTINDIVWVALGSIAGECLASVLLFIRFRMKHHDVHIHMKPSLRLLKQSIPLAVGVVLTTLVINYPPIALGVFTTTANVGTFSAASKLVYFLLMGDRILVLLLLPASARKYSDSPEAFNRMLTDAMRWILIISLPVAVGGILIANQLIAIIYGAEYSSSVAVFQVFIWYFFITMIHTVYSAGLIGVGEDKSYGKIMLITAFAYIVSVTTGVCFFGAIGAAFGVVLSEGISVLLMKRSLQRVIPLYPPGKILRVVFSAAIMAVCVAIAIPYGLLWGILLGIGCYSLMLMLLRAVTWHDITELITRFL, encoded by the coding sequence ATGAAACGACTTTCTAAAAACTTTCTTTCACTTCTTTCCGCAGATATTGCACGCCGTCTCTTGGGTTTTATTTCCGTTGCATATCTGGCGCGTGTGTTGGGGAAAGAAGGTTTCGGTGCTGTCAATCTAGGTTTTGCTGTGTTGGCGTACACCATGGTCTTGAGTGCGGCTGGCTTTCCTACACTTGGAACGAAAAAAATAGCACAGGGCGAATCTCCAGAATTGGTAGGCAGTGTGATCGGCAGCAGGTTGATTGCGACAATGATAGTGCTGTTCGTTGTTGCGTTCACTGTGCTGATCACAGTTCCGAATGCAACGATCGCGTGGCTCATCATCATATTTTCATTTGCCGTACTCCCGCAAATATTTTTCGTTGATTGGTTTTTTCAAGGGAAAGAGACTTTAGGAATTGTCAGTGCGGCGAGAGTAACGCAGGCAATCGTCTATCTCGCTGTTGTCCTCATTTTTGTCCGCACGATTAACGATATTGTATGGGTAGCACTAGGAAGTATTGCCGGTGAATGTCTGGCGTCGGTATTGTTGTTTATACGATTTCGTATGAAGCATCACGATGTTCACATTCATATGAAGCCGTCGCTGCGTCTTTTGAAACAGTCCATTCCGCTGGCAGTGGGGGTTGTTCTTACAACATTAGTGATTAATTACCCGCCGATTGCGCTTGGTGTTTTTACAACCACTGCAAATGTCGGCACGTTCAGTGCAGCGAGCAAGCTTGTCTATTTCTTGCTCATGGGCGATCGGATTCTCGTGTTGCTGCTTCTGCCGGCATCGGCGCGCAAGTACTCTGATTCCCCGGAAGCATTCAACCGCATGCTGACTGATGCAATGCGATGGATTCTTATCATAAGCCTGCCTGTTGCTGTTGGTGGAATATTGATCGCGAACCAACTTATTGCGATAATCTATGGAGCCGAGTACAGTTCATCGGTCGCTGTGTTTCAGGTGTTTATTTGGTATTTCTTTATTACGATGATACACACAGTGTATTCTGCCGGATTGATTGGCGTAGGCGAAGATAAATCGTACGGTAAGATTATGCTTATAACAGCTTTCGCATATATTGTGAGTGTCACGACCGGGGTGTGTTTCTTTGGAGCGATTGGAGCTGCCTTCGGTGTCGTTCTCTCGGAAGGCATAAGTGTTTTGCTGATGAAGCGTTCACTTCAGCGGGTTATTCCGCTTTACCCGCCGGGAAAAATATTACGTGTGGTTTTTTCCGCCGCGATCATGGCAGTGTGTGTTGCAATTGCTATTCCGTATGGATTGTTGTGGGGAATCCTTTTGGGAATTGGGTGTTATAGTCTTATGTTGATGCTGCTCCGTGCAGTTACTTGGCATGATATTACAGAATTAATAACGAGGTTCTTATGA
- a CDS encoding glycosyltransferase family 4 protein, which produces MHVLFATSQATALTRGGVRTQVLQTKEALEHLGVHVTLFDTWRDFHANEFDLVHVFSANMATYHFARAVKAQGLPLVISPVFYTRRTAKTVQRVINVDRLISRTVRGIWTDYGLIAEMCSWAEAVTPNTTEEGKLFVDAFGVPEKKLIVVPNGVEERFAHAAPGLFEREYGIKNFILSVGHIGPERKNIFRLIEALERIDHPAAIIGRIENTPSGRACLERASSNPRLLIVDAIPHDSMLLASAYAACDVFVLPSQFETPGIAALEAGLAGAKIVITPVGGTKDYFGNDAIYVEPTSTENIAEGIQTALKNKKDTVLRTRIQKEFLWERVGEKIKQVYDNILDLA; this is translated from the coding sequence ATGCATGTTTTATTCGCAACAAGTCAGGCAACAGCATTGACGCGCGGAGGTGTGCGTACACAGGTGCTTCAGACGAAAGAAGCATTGGAACATCTTGGTGTGCACGTGACATTGTTCGATACATGGCGTGATTTTCATGCGAATGAATTTGATCTTGTGCACGTTTTTTCAGCAAACATGGCAACGTACCATTTCGCACGTGCTGTCAAAGCGCAGGGACTTCCACTTGTCATTTCGCCTGTTTTTTATACACGGCGCACCGCCAAAACGGTTCAGCGTGTTATCAACGTCGATAGATTGATAAGCCGCACAGTGCGCGGAATCTGGACAGATTACGGATTGATTGCAGAGATGTGCAGCTGGGCGGAAGCCGTCACACCTAATACGACAGAGGAAGGGAAGCTGTTCGTCGATGCATTTGGCGTCCCGGAGAAAAAGCTCATCGTCGTTCCGAATGGCGTGGAAGAACGATTTGCGCATGCAGCGCCGGGATTGTTCGAACGTGAGTATGGAATAAAAAACTTTATTCTTTCTGTGGGACATATCGGACCTGAACGTAAAAATATTTTTCGCCTCATTGAAGCGCTTGAGCGCATCGATCATCCGGCAGCAATCATAGGACGTATAGAGAACACACCATCAGGGCGAGCATGCCTTGAGCGTGCAAGCAGCAATCCTCGATTGTTGATCGTCGATGCAATTCCCCATGACTCGATGTTACTGGCATCGGCGTATGCCGCTTGCGATGTTTTTGTCCTTCCCTCTCAGTTTGAAACACCTGGCATTGCTGCATTAGAAGCAGGCCTGGCTGGCGCAAAAATTGTCATCACACCGGTTGGCGGAACAAAAGATTATTTTGGCAATGATGCAATCTATGTAGAGCCAACATCAACAGAGAATATTGCTGAAGGAATACAGACAGCATTGAAGAATAAAAAAGATACTGTCTTGCGTACACGTATTCAAAAAGAATTTCTGTGGGAACGAGTGGGAGAAAAGATAAAACAGGTGTACGATAATATTCTGGATCTTGCCTGA
- a CDS encoding polysaccharide deacetylase family protein, producing the protein MNLKIGILGGHAGWKILLQQIGVPHAVVTDSLLPDEFSVVVVSDMVDDRESEMLRQYVGLGGAVLCSVKVYARIRQITAQLAHIDYLYPAQNSMFHSLGIIDVYARCQLAWNANELKTNRGSFAARVGTQVDDLVIALPFDPAALATDRRAAVKSFYSPESRLPFETVSRVSKGEIRVLVLSCLELLHHRRGLPFVHLWNFPHGARSLFCLRIDTDNGTDEQLKDLSLVVHRNGISPTWFVDAKNHATSIKSYVEMNEHEVGVHCFDHETFPDYESNVQNIRKAQALLRNSGFRLHGFAAPFGTWNDELGRAIVDCGFEYSSEFSYDYDNLPSLPRLQNSDGALQVPIHPICIGSLKRHGYNNEQMIRYFASVVERKIAVHEPIIFYHHPRDMHLDVLEWLFQEMRYEKVPVKTMGEYASWWNMRTGSIPELQHANGKVRLQGVRLDKSLYIRIAQPNGTEAIIPASEHIVLETVRWEPNSAAWTMPEDYLRARRFNYRIPLVRGVNAAMNLLQKKKKA; encoded by the coding sequence ATGAACTTGAAAATCGGAATACTTGGCGGACATGCCGGATGGAAAATCCTTCTTCAGCAAATCGGTGTGCCGCATGCAGTCGTTACAGATTCATTGCTTCCAGATGAATTTAGTGTTGTGGTGGTAAGCGATATGGTGGATGATCGTGAGTCGGAAATGCTTCGTCAGTATGTTGGCCTTGGAGGCGCAGTGTTATGTTCGGTAAAAGTGTACGCGCGTATCCGGCAGATAACAGCTCAACTCGCACACATAGATTATCTGTATCCGGCACAGAATTCAATGTTTCATTCACTTGGCATCATCGATGTGTATGCCCGGTGCCAGCTTGCATGGAATGCCAACGAGCTCAAAACCAACCGCGGCAGTTTTGCGGCTCGTGTAGGAACACAGGTAGATGATTTAGTGATCGCCTTGCCGTTTGATCCTGCGGCACTGGCGACGGATCGCCGTGCAGCAGTGAAATCATTTTATTCACCGGAAAGCCGACTTCCTTTTGAAACAGTCTCACGAGTTTCAAAAGGAGAAATTCGAGTATTAGTTTTGAGTTGCCTCGAGCTTCTTCATCATCGTCGCGGATTGCCGTTTGTTCATCTCTGGAATTTCCCCCATGGTGCACGCTCATTATTCTGTCTGCGAATTGATACGGATAATGGAACAGATGAACAGTTAAAAGATCTATCTCTTGTTGTCCACCGAAACGGGATTTCTCCGACATGGTTCGTTGACGCTAAAAATCATGCAACTTCCATAAAGTCCTATGTGGAGATGAATGAACATGAGGTTGGTGTGCATTGCTTCGATCACGAGACGTTTCCGGATTATGAAAGCAATGTTCAGAATATCCGTAAAGCACAAGCATTGTTACGCAATTCAGGATTTCGTTTACACGGATTTGCAGCTCCCTTTGGCACTTGGAACGATGAACTTGGCCGTGCAATTGTTGACTGCGGTTTTGAATATTCGTCAGAGTTTTCGTATGATTATGACAACTTGCCGAGCTTACCACGGCTTCAGAACAGTGACGGTGCATTACAGGTGCCGATCCATCCGATTTGTATTGGCAGTTTAAAACGGCATGGCTATAACAACGAGCAGATGATCAGGTACTTTGCGAGTGTTGTTGAGCGAAAAATAGCAGTTCACGAACCGATCATTTTCTATCATCATCCACGGGATATGCATCTCGATGTGCTGGAATGGCTTTTTCAAGAAATGCGCTACGAGAAAGTACCGGTAAAAACGATGGGCGAATATGCATCGTGGTGGAACATGCGTACAGGATCAATTCCTGAATTACAGCATGCAAATGGCAAAGTGCGTTTGCAAGGTGTTCGGCTCGATAAATCGCTGTATATTCGCATTGCACAACCGAATGGGACAGAAGCCATTATCCCCGCATCAGAACACATTGTGCTGGAAACTGTTCGGTGGGAACCGAACTCTGCAGCGTGGACGATGCCGGAAGACTATTTGCGCGCACGACGGTTTAACTATCGCATTCCGCTTGTGCGCGGTGTAAACGCCGCAATGAATTTACTTCAAAAGAAGAAAAAGGCGTAG
- a CDS encoding TIGR00282 family metallophosphoesterase has protein sequence MAKLINIFFVGDINGKPGMTLLATLLKQYIQKYEIDFCIVNGENATEGKGIDEADAKALFELGVHVITTGNHLWDRWQAKALIAKERNILRPLNYPKENPGNGFVLYDLKEKGRIGVINLQGRTFMQTIDDPFKAADWALSRVAHDTKVVLIDMHAEATAEKMALAWHLDGRVSAFVGTHTHIPTSDARILPKGTAYITDVGMTGPYDSVIGMKKEIAIRRFQFQTPYKFELAEHDVRMCAVFIQVDAESGNATKIEQVIFPSFQ, from the coding sequence GTGGCAAAACTCATAAATATTTTTTTTGTAGGCGACATCAATGGCAAACCGGGAATGACGCTTCTTGCTACTTTGCTCAAACAATACATCCAGAAATATGAAATTGATTTTTGTATCGTCAATGGAGAGAATGCAACCGAAGGCAAGGGAATTGACGAAGCGGATGCAAAGGCACTTTTCGAATTAGGTGTTCACGTGATCACCACAGGGAATCATTTGTGGGACCGCTGGCAGGCGAAAGCGCTCATCGCGAAAGAACGCAACATTCTGCGGCCGCTGAACTATCCGAAGGAAAATCCCGGCAACGGTTTTGTTCTTTATGATTTGAAAGAGAAGGGACGCATCGGCGTTATTAACTTGCAGGGACGGACATTTATGCAAACTATCGATGATCCGTTCAAGGCTGCGGATTGGGCGTTGAGTAGAGTTGCACATGATACAAAAGTCGTCCTCATTGATATGCATGCTGAAGCTACTGCGGAAAAAATGGCGCTTGCATGGCATCTCGATGGACGTGTGAGCGCATTTGTAGGGACACATACGCACATCCCGACTTCTGATGCACGGATTCTTCCGAAAGGTACTGCGTATATTACGGATGTTGGAATGACCGGGCCGTACGATTCGGTGATCGGGATGAAAAAAGAAATTGCGATCCGCCGGTTCCAATTCCAGACACCCTACAAATTCGAACTTGCTGAACATGACGTACGGATGTGTGCGGTCTTTATTCAAGTGGATGCAGAATCCGGCAATGCAACCAAGATTGAACAAGTGATCTTTCCAAGTTTTCAATAG
- the purM gene encoding phosphoribosylformylglycinamidine cyclo-ligase, whose translation MSTYEESGVDIDTGEELIRRIKKPIRSTFNRNVLTDIGMFGAFYRADFKAIKKPVLVSSVDGVGTKLKIAIAMNRHTTVGQDLVNHCVNDILVCGAKPLFFLDYYATGKLSPDVAEQVVLGFVKACKENDCALIGGETAEMPGMYGMEDYDIAGTIVGIVEEKKILNGKNVKGGDVLIGLPSTGLHTNGYSLARRVLLNKFALDIHLDELGKTLGDALLAVHRSYKQSVHPLLNSSISKYIHGLSHITGGGIEGNTMRVVPNGLALNVDWNAWERPAIFNLIQHVGEVPEEDMRRTFNLGVGLILLVDHRGVDAVLSALKRKKEKPFVMGEIANKN comes from the coding sequence ATGTCTACATACGAAGAATCTGGTGTTGATATCGACACTGGTGAAGAACTTATCCGTCGCATTAAAAAACCAATTCGTTCCACGTTCAATCGCAACGTGCTTACGGACATCGGCATGTTTGGCGCTTTTTATCGTGCAGACTTCAAAGCCATCAAAAAGCCTGTGCTTGTCTCCAGTGTTGATGGTGTTGGCACAAAGTTGAAAATTGCTATTGCTATGAATCGTCATACTACAGTTGGACAGGATTTGGTGAATCATTGTGTGAATGACATCTTGGTCTGTGGTGCAAAACCGTTGTTTTTTTTGGATTATTATGCCACCGGTAAATTGTCTCCGGATGTTGCCGAACAAGTTGTTCTTGGTTTTGTGAAAGCGTGTAAAGAAAACGACTGCGCACTCATCGGCGGCGAAACAGCAGAAATGCCCGGCATGTATGGAATGGAAGACTATGATATTGCAGGAACCATCGTTGGAATTGTTGAGGAGAAAAAAATATTAAACGGGAAAAACGTCAAGGGGGGCGACGTGCTCATCGGCTTGCCTTCCACCGGATTACATACGAATGGTTATTCACTTGCGCGCCGCGTTTTGCTCAACAAGTTTGCGCTTGATATCCATCTTGATGAATTAGGTAAAACTTTAGGCGATGCGCTGCTTGCTGTCCATCGTTCATATAAGCAATCGGTTCATCCGCTGCTGAACTCCTCTATTTCAAAATATATTCATGGTCTATCGCACATCACAGGCGGCGGCATCGAAGGTAATACAATGCGCGTCGTGCCGAATGGATTAGCACTCAATGTAGATTGGAATGCATGGGAGAGGCCCGCCATTTTTAATCTCATCCAGCATGTTGGCGAGGTGCCGGAAGAAGATATGCGTCGCACATTCAATCTTGGTGTAGGATTGATTTTGCTTGTGGATCATCGAGGCGTCGATGCTGTTCTATCTGCTCTGAAGCGGAAGAAAGAAAAACCATTTGTGATGGGTGAGATCGCGAATAAAAATTAA
- a CDS encoding glycosyltransferase family 4 protein: protein MKISILNAGQQTDYLYGIVSGLSEIPSLEIEVVDSDSSVGVIDTFPRTTLYNLRGDNLSTQTIFTKAWRISKYYLRLLWYTARTQSEIFHIQWENSISLFDRTVLILYYKLFGKKMVYTAHNIYKDARDGRATFLQWISLKIMYHLMDCVIVHTQKMKDELCSLFHVSPEKVVVIPHGINNRIARSGLSQKDARVKLSIESTAHAILFFGQINEYKGIEKLIDAASLLVRENPEVVLMIIGKPKRKSNYAAKLKSQAAKILPERNVLFRFQFIPVDEVETYFAAADCLVLPYKRIFQSGVIFLAYRFGLPIIATDIGSFREDVLEGVTGFICKPDDAEDMAKKLQMFLNSHLFHVREQTRAYIIEFAEQKYSWSNIGRQTYEVYEKVMKHS from the coding sequence ATGAAAATCTCCATCCTGAATGCCGGTCAGCAAACCGATTATCTTTACGGAATTGTCTCAGGACTTTCCGAGATACCATCGTTGGAGATAGAAGTCGTTGACTCCGATAGTTCGGTCGGTGTGATTGATACATTTCCGCGTACTACGCTCTATAATCTTCGCGGAGATAATCTTTCGACACAAACTATATTTACAAAAGCTTGGCGTATCAGCAAGTACTATCTACGGCTACTTTGGTACACAGCGCGTACACAATCAGAAATTTTTCATATTCAATGGGAAAACAGTATCTCACTTTTTGACCGGACAGTTCTGATTCTCTATTATAAGCTGTTTGGCAAAAAAATGGTTTATACTGCTCACAATATTTACAAAGACGCGCGCGATGGACGGGCGACCTTTCTTCAATGGATTTCACTCAAAATCATGTATCACCTTATGGATTGTGTTATTGTCCATACACAAAAGATGAAAGACGAACTTTGTTCGCTCTTTCATGTCTCACCGGAAAAAGTTGTTGTCATTCCCCATGGGATCAACAATCGCATAGCGCGGAGCGGGCTTTCGCAAAAAGATGCACGCGTAAAACTCAGCATTGAATCGACGGCACATGCAATTCTTTTCTTTGGCCAGATTAATGAATACAAAGGTATAGAGAAATTGATTGATGCGGCATCGTTGCTTGTTCGTGAAAATCCAGAAGTTGTGCTGATGATCATCGGAAAGCCAAAGCGGAAGTCGAACTATGCGGCAAAATTGAAATCGCAAGCAGCGAAAATTTTACCGGAGAGGAATGTTCTGTTCAGGTTCCAATTCATTCCAGTTGATGAAGTGGAAACGTACTTCGCTGCTGCAGATTGTCTTGTTCTCCCGTATAAAAGAATTTTTCAGAGCGGTGTCATTTTCCTTGCGTACCGATTTGGCTTGCCGATTATCGCAACGGACATTGGCAGCTTTCGCGAGGACGTTCTTGAAGGGGTAACCGGTTTTATCTGCAAGCCGGATGATGCTGAAGATATGGCAAAGAAACTTCAGATGTTTCTCAACAGTCATTTGTTTCATGTGCGGGAACAAACCCGCGCATACATTATTGAGTTTGCCGAACAAAAATATTCATGGTCGAATATTGGCAGACAAACGTATGAAGTATATGAAAAAGTCATGAAGCACTCATGA
- a CDS encoding methyltransferase domain-containing protein, with translation MTQYLKTELNFNDPEFLSALDDMSFWAAPFGIKLLSLVRYRRNIHALDIGFGSGFPLVELAMRLGPTCKVFGIDPWKAALERTKFKLRYTGVPNVELVEGVAERMPFDNDFFDLIVSNNGMNNVQDFSKTLSECRRVSRPGAQFVFTFNTDQTFAEFYNVFREVLNESGLKELCVKVDDHIYEKRRPVAEYKNMLEQSNFHINALYEDEFDFKFSDATAMLNHFSMKIFMAAWKELVPDQWREDVFQNIEYKLNLLAERAKSFSMNVPFVAIDCQNAKDEPWQKL, from the coding sequence ATGACTCAGTACTTAAAAACCGAATTGAATTTCAACGACCCGGAGTTCTTATCGGCGCTTGATGATATGTCGTTCTGGGCAGCTCCTTTTGGAATCAAACTGCTCAGCCTTGTGCGGTACAGAAGAAATATTCATGCCCTTGATATTGGCTTTGGATCAGGTTTCCCATTGGTCGAGCTTGCGATGCGTCTTGGCCCAACGTGCAAAGTATTCGGTATTGACCCGTGGAAAGCAGCTCTTGAACGGACAAAATTTAAATTGAGATATACAGGCGTGCCAAATGTTGAACTTGTCGAAGGCGTGGCTGAACGAATGCCTTTCGATAACGATTTTTTTGATCTGATCGTTTCCAATAACGGAATGAATAATGTTCAGGATTTTTCCAAAACACTGAGTGAATGCAGACGTGTCTCCCGGCCCGGCGCTCAATTTGTCTTTACATTTAATACGGACCAGACATTCGCTGAATTTTACAATGTGTTTCGTGAAGTTTTGAACGAGAGCGGTTTGAAGGAATTATGCGTGAAGGTTGACGATCATATCTATGAGAAGCGCAGGCCGGTTGCCGAATATAAAAATATGCTCGAGCAATCGAACTTTCATATCAATGCATTGTATGAAGATGAGTTCGATTTTAAATTTTCAGACGCTACAGCAATGTTGAATCATTTTTCTATGAAGATCTTTATGGCAGCGTGGAAGGAATTAGTGCCTGACCAATGGAGAGAGGATGTTTTTCAGAACATCGAGTATAAATTGAATCTCTTGGCTGAACGGGCGAAAAGCTTTTCCATGAACGTTCCATTTGTTGCGATCGATTGTCAAAACGCAAAGGATGAGCCATGGCAGAAATTATAG